The Styela clava chromosome 3, kaStyClav1.hap1.2, whole genome shotgun sequence genome includes the window TTGAAGTAAATTATTTATAGATTGAATCCTTTTCTATTATTTTGTTCTGTCTGCTGCTCAGCTGccatatttattattcttacATCATGGGTGCTATTATAGCTAGATTTCGGGTAactatgatttttatttatctacATTTCAATTATTGAGCTTTTATATGGTTATAATTCGTCATCTTTGTCTGTTGATAATGCTTGCTCAACTTGATCCCCTTTGAGTTTTCATAGAAATTCCTTTGATTATGATCATTAAAAATCTGACTCCCGAAACTTAAAAGTTTCTTCATATGTTCTTCTTGTGACTACGTAGAGCTTTGAAATGCAGTTTCActgaagaaatattttattcaaattgtaTTTTGTATACTCAGAAATCACCAACAACCATAGAGATATTGGAAGATATAGACAAAAACATTGCACATCTGGAAAAATTCAGAAAAGCTAACCAAGAGCTACGACAAAAAGTAATTTTATTGCGATAATCtcatattttgtgatatttcacATTTTTACACTAATAAAGTTTGAATAACCTTTTTCAGGTTATTGGGAAACTCATTTTGTATTCTGTTGTTCTGTATATTGTTGGCGCAGTGGCTCTTTACTTCTTTTTTATGCCTCAAGAGttgacatataaaatatatggattgtctccatttttcttatttcctTTCTTGTAAGTATTACCGGTAAATATATTATGCATTCTGTTGCAATTAAGtagtttaaaaatgatttttggaTTAATTTTGTGTTTCAgagtttatttattaaaaagatTTCTTCACTGGTTCTTTGTAcggaaaatatctcaaaatggtaagttaaataatataaaagctTGAGATttaattatttgttatattaatTAATGAATGAATTTGCTCAATTCAATCTTGGGCAACAGTTCTCAACAATCTGCGTAATTAGAAAATACTTCTATGAGTGACATACTGGCTTCAGAATTGGGCAATATCCTAAATTTGAATGCAAATAAATGTGATTAGAGCGTTGGCATATAAATTAcgatttttcatatatatattcaatcatTGTCCTTTTTGAGTATTATTAACTCATTTAAAAcactatttttataaatttgactCATCTTTCTCTGTTTATTTTACAGAAGGCGAAATGCAAGCATTAAAAGACAAACGAAAAGACATTGTaagttcatttttttaaacgttttttgatagttttataaaatgatttgttttattAGCTGGAAAATGTGATGGAAACTGAAACGTACAAGAAAGCGAAAGAAATTTTAGAGAAGTTCGATCcagaaacaaagaaaaaattggaagaagaaaaaaatcGAAAAGATTCGGAAGCAAATGCTGCAACTTCACCAccacaacaacagcaacaacatcCAGGTAGAAAATCATTAAACCTGGTTGTTTTTCTTCTCGGACGCTGGGGCTGGCCACTTCAGCCTAATCAAATATGtagtaaaataaattattttcattttatatattttgatataggTTTGCGCAGAAGACAAGTACCAGGTCAATCTGAACATCCCGGAGCACCAGGGGCTGCTATTGGTCGTGGACGAGGAATTGGTTCTCCATTACCTCTTCCTAATATGCAGCAAACACCAATGAATGGAGCTGCAAGAGGTGCGTAAAGTTTGTGGCCGTGAAAGTACTGCATGCCGTTTAGTATTTAAGCATGTCCTTCAGACGTGAGATTTTACAGAGTGTGAAATGTTCAAATCCATGGTTAAAAAAGTTTCAGCAGTTTCACAGGTTCGATTCCTATGCAGAATAATTATTTGCGAGAGGGTTGCCAGACTCCTCTCTACCATAGGATGATTCATGTAAAGCTTGTTGGTTACCGCTTCCTCCAACAATAAGTTCATGCATCAGAACAAATTACTGGTTAACTATACCCATACTCGACATGTACTTGGGGTGATGGTTTGTCATATCATTAAGCCATTTTATCAACTATCCTCTCCCACAGGATAAATTATCATATAATCCCCtaagcagggatggccaattcgaataaagtattcgaatgtattcgaatatctcgtcattcgaatatcggaattcacgttcataagaatatcggatatttgtgtgacgtcacacattttcgacgccgctttcaagacgtttccgttgaatgaaaacattctcgatagtaccttgcgcgtgattgttttcatcactcatcagcgtaacgtaatatttaggcccgtaaacgcctttacaattgtgttattttctctaaaacgaaaattttccacaaatttgttccacgataacgataacatttattttatttttgtacacgcacggaattgtgaatctggtaaatacgttcatcggcggcgagtttctgaagacaacgcaactttttgattgaaaagcggcaatttaaaatactgaaaataaaaccgtaaacaatataagttttattgatgcccgcgaaaatttaaatttctaggcagtgaacgcaaaatttcgtgtgcctctggcacacattatgtttggtcggcgtttagaaacatatcgtcactaattgagggcgggatttgcctgattatccattattttaaattgccgtcaaatattttcgtgttaacacgatacaaggtttgaaacgcgactttttcccgggttgtgaggatgtatataatataattaatctaaagtatattcaatcaattttattttgatgaaataatttttactctgagatattacagcatatttatggatttttcgaacggttttatctaaaaataatccgagtggcagcatttcgatcgagcggagtcactgttaacaagtacatctaaatatttgccgaattcgcaaaatacgtatcaaaacaatatttaatcggacagtttacctcacgtttttatttttatgaccgcggattgcaatggtatataagagtggtgaggattttattttgtcgacgcaaccgcaggttaaattgaagacaattaaattaataaagcaagacattttaaatatgccggtttcggtcacgaattcatcactttgcacaacagaaaaatataatttcgttgttatattatttgttgtaaaagtcgactctttcaacaggtggcataatcgcggcgatgaatatgtatttttaatttactaaactttatatgtatattcattgtatgaaatgaattatactctacacttaacaggattttatataattatttgagatttttctaacggcgataacgagttggcaagattgcaaaaatacgtattaaaattaaatacatcaggcagtttatctcgtaattttaggtcacagatcgccgtgaaCGGAATAGTAATGTTtcttttttgacgtaagaagaagcaaccgcgagttacattgaacacattaaattaatatataaagatattttagaatctcgtagttgtcatggattgaatattttacgtaacagaatgatcatcattatacgctgacaagacgactcttttaacgagcgcgtaatcgcggtggttgttacaggcggcaatgggaaattccgatttcgaaaatcctggctgcgcgctcgCAGTGatggtcatctattctctactaatttatttctaattccaaacacaacaatatattacacataataacaa containing:
- the LOC120342163 gene encoding endoplasmic reticulum junction formation protein lunapark-B-like; this translates as MGAIIARFRKSPTTIEILEDIDKNIAHLEKFRKANQELRQKVIGKLILYSVVLYIVGAVALYFFFMPQELTYKIYGLSPFFLFPFLVYLLKRFLHWFFVRKISQNEGEMQALKDKRKDILENVMETETYKKAKEILEKFDPETKKKLEEEKNRKDSEANAATSPPQQQQQHPGLRRRQVPGQSEHPGAPGAAIGRGRGIGSPLPLPNMQQTPMNGAARGQPIVPRSPVAVLPRPILPLNKTTMDKLMDYMIGDGTAHRYALICQNCCNHNGMALKEEFQYLAFRCAYCRFFNPARKQRPNAPRLPMTPPRRIEPIQGTANNDDDGNNESDKPSTSFTPESETAPASITGEEVQQASVKEEVPDVESNADTDNSQQPSEHTDAEDMEVEDISAGSSVTNDEAEQILPDTSI